A region of the Bacillus sp. NP247 genome:
GAAATAGAAGAAGAAATTCAGAAAAAGAAAAAGAAAGAACAAAAAGATATGGAAGCTTTACGAGATTCTCTTTTTATAAAACAAAAAGAAATAAATAGTGTTAAAGATACGAAAAATAGTTTGTTTAGTAGTGAATACGTTGTCAGAAAAAGTGCAAATGAAGTAGCGAGTAATGAAACAATGAATGAAAAGCCAATTAGTACAACAATAATAATATTATTTGGTGGTGGCATTGTACTTATTTGCATCGGTATTTATACAGTTCTTCGCAAAAGTTGGAGGTAAAGTAATGGCAATACAAACACATATTAATGTAACGGTAGATTTTAGTAAATGGAATGGAAATACATACGATTTACGTATTCCGAATCATCAATCTATTAAATATTTGTTGAAAAATTTATTAGATACGCTAAAGATTGATAATCATGAAGGTTCACATTTTGTAATTAAAGTAAAGAATAAGTCAATTGTTTTAACAGATAATGATCGTTTAATCGATCACCAAATAACAGATGGAGATATTTTACAAGTTTTGTAAAGAATATTTTTACTTTTAGTTATTTGAAAATAAGTTATTACGGGTTATAAAGAAAAGGAGAAGAGGATAAAAATGACGGAAAAAACAATTCAAATTGATGCAATGAACTATCAATTTCAAATAGAAAAGGAAAATTGGAAATTGGAGATGACAAAATCTCAAACACGTATAAAAGATTTCCGTCAATTTGATGTAATTACGGGCGCATCATCTGAATTTGTACCATTAACGATAGAGGAAACGGATGATATGTTTACCTTTATATTTCAAGTGGATAAAAAATTATATAAGTGGGATGATCTTAGCCGTTTTGGAAGAAATGAGAAATTAAGACTGCTTCGAAATGTTGCGCAGTTTCGTAAATATTTAAATAAACGAATCACGTTCTTTTTACATCCGGACAATATAGTTTTTAATGCTAATTTAATGCCAAGTATTATACATAGAGGAATTCGAGATATTGTTCCACCAACCCCGTTGTTAGAAGAGCAATTTTTAACACAATATAAGTGTCTAATTATCGCTTTATTCTCCCAAAAGCACAATTTTGATGATTTGTATGCTGGGTTACTAAAAGATGCAAAAGAAACAACATTTGAACAGACGGTTGCTCAAATGGAAAGCTTAGATGCATTACTGCAATTTCTTGATGACAGCTTTGAGAAGGAACAAACAAAAACAGAAAAAAATATGCAGTTAGTACCTAAAAAAAGCTATAAATCATTTAAATACTTAGCTTTTTCCTTCATAGCGGCGACTGTGATTTTAGCTGCTCCTTTAATATATTTCACTTTTATAAAATTTCCTTATCAAAATAAATTATTAGAAGCAAATGCGAATTTCATAGCAACTGATTATGACAAAGTAATTACTCAATTAAATGAAGAGGAATTTGAATCATTACCGATTGCATCTAAATATGAGTTAGCATTTGCATACATTACAGCTGAAAAACTAGGTGAAGATCAAAAGAAATCAATTATGAAAAATATTAGTTTGAAAAGTGATGAAAAGTATTTGCTGTATTGGATGTATAACGGAAATGGTAATTTTGATAAATCATTGGATTTAGCTAAGACTCTTGATGATCCGGAGCTTATTATATACGGCCTTGTTAAACAAATTGAATCGCTGAAAAATAATCCGGATTTGTCAGGAGAAGAGCGTGATCAAAAGTTAAAAACATATGAGCAACAATTAGATGAATATAAAAAGAAATATGGTAAGTCATCAAGCGATAAAGATTTGTCGAACACAGAGAAAAAAGAATAAGAAAGCACCTGATGAGACAGTTGAAAAGGAGCAGTGAACGCGCATGGAGCAACTATTAGTATTGACTTATGGAGACAGAATATATAAGAGCACATTACATCCAAAAGAGCAATCAATAGTGTCGATTGGAAAAGAGTGGACAAATGATATTACGAATCCAAGTTTAGAGAAAGAAATAGAGTTAAACTGGAATAATGAAGTAAACGCTTGGATGGTAGAAAGTCAATTAATAGAATTCAACAAAGAATTTGAAATTGGAAAAAATCAAGGCGTGAGCTTAAAAGTCTTTATATCTATTATTGGCACAACTAAAGTGTTTGATATAGGAACGAAACATTCTCTTACAATCAGTCAAAATAGTTATGATGATATCGCTATTACAGGGAGTAGCGTAGATTTAATACTGTCTCGTGAAACGTTGTATGATTCTTTTAAAGTGAACGTATATGACGGGGCTGTATTTCATAATTATACGAAGCTAAATGATAGCGTTATGTTAGAAGCAGGAGACCAATTATATTTTGATGGTGTTTTGATGGAGATTGGCAGTGAAGATATTCAAGTATTGTCCTCAGAAGACAACGTGAAATCTACATTACCTATTTTAGTAGAATCAGAAACGAATTATCAAAGTGGTTATCCAGACTATCATCGTTCACCACGTATTATTTATCGTGAACCAGAAGAGAAAATGACAGTTGCGAAACCTTCAAGTATGCCGTCAAAACCGACTGAGCATTTGGCGAGAATCATTGCACCATCTCTTGTCATGATTGTCGTAACAGTATTACTTGCTATCTTTATGAAATATGGAATGTTTATTATCGCATCGATTGCGATGACATTAGTAACAATTATTGTTTCTGTCACATCTTATATAAAAAATTTAAAGCAATATAAAATTGACATTGTTGAACGTGATAAAAGTTATAGAGAGTATATAAAACAAAAAACGAAAGATTTACATGCAGAAAGTGAAAAGCAGCGTCATGCATTAGAATTTCATAATCCAAATGTTGAAGTAATACGTAATATGGCTGTGCAAGTAAATCCACGTATATATGAAAAAACAATGCTACATCATGATTTCTTAACATTTAGCGTTGGGACAGGACAAGCTAATACGAGTTTTGAAATCCAATTTAATGAAGAAGAATTTAGTCAAACGAAAGATGAATTAATTGATATAGCACGTGAACTAAGACAGCGTTATCTTTCTTTGGAAGATGTACCTGTTGTAACAGACTTGATAAATGGACCGGTTGGCTATATTGGACAACGCTCTTTAGTGTTAGAACAATTACAATTATTAGTTGTGCAAACCGCGTTATTCCATAGTTATTATGACTTGCAGTTTATTACTATTTTTCCTGAAGAAGAAAAAGAAAAATGGGATTGGATGCGCTGGCTACCTCATGGAAGTGTTCGAGATATAAATGTACGTGGATTTGTATACCATGATCGTAGTCGTGATCAAGTGTTAAATAGTTTGTATCAAATATTGAAAGAACGAAAATTAAAACTAGATGAAAAAAGTTCAACTAATGAAAAAATGTACTTTGCACCGCACTATGTCGTTCTCATTACAGATGAAAAACTAATACTAGACCATGTTGTTATGGAATTCTTTAATGATGATCCGAGTCAATTAGGTGTATCACTTGTATTTGTACAAGATGTTATGCAAAGTTTACCGGAGCACGTGAAAACGGTAATTGATATAAGAGATGCAAAACAAGGGAACATCATCTTAGAACAAGGAGAGCTTGTTAACCGTCAATTTAAACTAAATCACGTACCGAAAGGGTTCAATTTAGAAGATGTTTCACGAGCATTAGCACCGTTAAATCATTTGCAAAACTTAAAAAATAGTATCCCAGAAAGTGTAACATTTTTAGAAATGTACGGTGTTGAGAAAGTAAAAGAACTGAATATCACAAGTCGCTGGGAGAAAAATGCAGCGCATAAATCTTTAGCTGTACCACTTGGATTACGTGGTAAAGAAGATATCGTAAACTTAAACTTACACGAAAAAGCACACGGACCACACGGGTTAATAGCAGGTACAACAGGTTCAGGTAAGTCGGAAATTATACAATCGTATATTTTATCTCTAGCAGTCAATTTCCATCCTTACGAAGTAGCCTTTCTACTAATTGACTATAAAGGCGGCGGTATGGCGAATTTATTCAAAAACTTACCGCATTTATTAGGAACAATTACGAACTTAGATGGAGCACAAAGTATGAGAGCGCTCGCATCAATTAAAGCTGAATTACAAAAAAGACAACGATTATTTGGGGAAAATGATGTAAACCATATTAATCAGTATCAAAAATTGTATAAAGAAGGCTTAGTAAGTGAACCGATGCCACATCTATTTTTAATTAGTGATGAATTCGCGGAACTGAAGTCAGAACAACCAGAATTTATGAAAGAGTTAGTTTCAACAGCGCGTATCGGTCGTTCACTCGGAATCCATTTAATATTAGCTACGCAAAAACCGAGTGGTGTTGTAGATGATCAAATTTGGAGTAACTCGAAATTCAAACTAGCATTAAAAGTTCAAAATACGTCAGATAGTAATGAAATTTTAAAAACACCAGATGCTGCTGAAATTACATTACCAGGACGTGCGTACTTACAAGTTGGGAATAATGAAATTTATGAACTATTCCAATCAGCTTGGAGCGGAGCAGACTATGTAGAAAACAAAGAGGATAAAGAACATTTAGACGCAACAATCTATGCAATAAATGATCTAGGACAATATGAAATATTAAGTGAAGACTTAAGTGGACTTGGTAGCAGTAAAGAAGTAATAAGCGTACCATCTGAACTGGATGCTGTTATTGACTATATTCACGATTACGCAGAAATAAATGAAATTGAAGCGTTAGCTAGACCGTGGTTACCACCACTTCCAGAAAGCGTATATTTACAAGACTTACACGCTATTCAGTTCAAAGAAGCATGGACGAAAGAAAAGAAACCATTAAAAGCAACAGTTGGTCTACTAGATCAGCCTGAATTACAATCACAAACACCATTAACACTAGATATTAGTAAAGACGGACACGTAGCAGTCTTCTCAAGTCCAGGTTACGGAAAATCAACATTCTTACAATCAGTCATTATGGATGTAGCTCGTCAGCATAGTCCGGAGCATTTGCATGTGTATTTATTAGACTTCGGAACAAACGGTTTAATGCCATTAAAATCTTTACCACATGTGGCAGACATCATTACATTAGACCAAGTTGAAAAATGCGAGAAATTTCTTCGCCGCATAGAAGACCTATTAAAAGATAGAAAGCAATTGCTAAGTAAATATGGCGTTGCGAGTCTTGAAATGTATGAGAGAGCTAGTAAAGAAGTATTACCAACAATATTAATTACGTTAGATAACTATGATTCTGTTAGAGAAGCTGGATTTGTCGAAGACTTTGAACGCATTGTTGCACAAATTGTACGTGAAGGGGCAGCGGTAGGAATTCATTTAATGCTTACGGCTACGCGTCAAAATGCATTGAGAGTACAAGTAAATACAAATATTAAACTACAAATTGCTCTATATATGATATATGAGGCAGAATCTAGGGCTATTGTAGGAAGAACGGATTTAAAAATTGAAGAATTAGCAGGCCGTGGTTTAGTTAAAATTGACGAACCAACAATCTTCCAAACAGCTTTACCGACAGATGGAGAAGATGTCCTTACTCGAATTGAAAATATACAAGCTGAAGGAAAAGAGATGGATTCCTTCTGGGATGGAGAAAGACCGAAAGCAATTCCTATGGTTCCTGAAGTTCTGGAATACAAAGAATTCATTGCATGGCCAGAAACAAGAAAAATTATTGAAGCAGGCAAACTAACATTTGGTGTAGAAACAGAAAGCGTTACGCCTCTCGAAATAGATTTAACTGAAGCAGCTAATATTGTTATAGGTGGTATTAAGAAAGATGAAGTTGAAAATGTAGTTCATCAATTCCTTAAACAATTGGCTGAAAGTGGACACTTTGACCTAGGTTTAATTGATACAAGAACACGTAATTTCTCAAACTACAGAGAGAGTGCTGCTTTATATGTAGCTGAAAAAACAGGAATTGAGAAAACAATTAAACAAGTTACAAATGCTTATAAGTCGAGAGAAGCGGCGTTTAAAGAGGAGCAGGAAGCATCAAGTGAAACAGTGAACCCAGCTGAATTTATTAAGAAATTTAAGCCGATTGTAATCGTAATTGCAGATGTAAATGATATTTTAAGTAATTTAGAAGATAGCGATATATATAGTTTGGCGGAATTAATAACAAATGGTGCATTTATGGGCATCCACTTCGTAATTGGCTGTGATGTTGATTCAATTGACAGTCGATACGACTTAGTTTCAAAAACAATAAAAACGCAATCTCATGTTATTTTACTTAGAAAATCATCAGGCCAAATGGTCTTCGATGTATCTAATAAAGATTTAAGTAGTACAAAATTAAATCCATTTGAAGGGTATTTTGTTGAAAATCGTTTTGCTACTAGAATTAAAGTGCCAACTATTTAAGGGGGAATTTGCATGGGGGTAGAGGAATTAAATAGTCAAAAATCTGGTTTATTAAGTAGTATAAGTCATCAACAAGGGCAATTGGCTGAATTACAAATGAAACTACGAAGGCTAATAACTGCTAAAGGGAAATTTGTAAATAATCTTGAAGCAATTAAACAAAATCAAGAGCAGTTTAAGTCTTTAGAAATAAACGAGAGTAGTTGGAAAGGGCAAAGAGCAACTACTTTTAAAGAAACTTATGAACAACAAGTTATTTCAAATTTAGGGAAGTTTATTGGAGAACTAGGGAGAGTGCAAGAAGACATCGATCAAGCCATACGGAGGCTTGAAAGAGAAATCGCTGCATGTGAGTCTAGTATTCTTTCATTAAGTCGAAGTGTTTCAATGGTTGACGCTAGTATTCAAGTCGAAGTACAGAAGGCGGGGAAATGATAAATGGGGGAAATTAAATTAAATAAAGGGGTATTTGATGCGAAAGTAAGTGAATTGAAAAGTGGTGCTAGTGATTTAGGAAAAACGAAATTTAATGATATGAAGTTGAGTCGTACTAATTTGACGAGGTTGATTCAATATTGTGAAGCAATTGAAAAGTTATCTCAAAAAGTGCAGCAATATGAACAGATATTAGAAAATGACTTAAATAAAATACAACAAACCGGGGAGAAAATAGTCGAAAAAGACGAACAGCTTGAGAAACAATTAAGGATCGGTTCAATTCATCATGCTATGAAAAATTAAAATAGGGTGGGAGAAGCGTGGATAAAAATATAGAGTTACAAGAAGTAAAAGAACTTCAAAATAGATTTTAAGCAAGTGCCACTGAGTTGAATCTACAGTTTGAATGTTTGATGCAAAAAATACTTGATTTTACAGAGATTAACTCTTTTCAAGGGAAAGCTGCTTCTGATATTAAAAATTATTTATCTACAGTTCATGGAAGTGTTATTTTTAAGTATATGGAAGCAGTGGAATTATTAAAAGAACAATTTCAAAAAAGTATTAATGATTTCAATAGTACTGTTGACAGTGATGCTGATACGAAAATTTATGGAATTTACTTGGATGATGTAAAGAAAAAAATTAATGGGTATAGTGAAGGATTTAATCTATCTAATGACCAAGCAAGACAAACAGTGGGGTCTGTTAGCGACATCATCGCAATTCAATATCCATCATCAGCAGGGATCATGGAAGGGTCTATAAAAAGCCAAAAGGAAATTAGTTACACTTTAGAAAAATTAGAAGCTTATAATAGTAACCAAAGTGACCTACAAACGTTTCAAGAAATGATACGTGAGTTAGATGATGGAATGAATCGAGTACAAGCTTATGGCGGGGATTTTTCTAGTGATTCAATAGAAAAAATAATGCCCGAAGAATGGGTAGCCGCAACAGTTGTGACTTCGAAAGCTTGGATAGGCGGTACCAATAAAGGAAATAAATGGGGAAAAGGAGTGATATCTTCATATTTGCGCTATCATTATATGAAAAAAAATTTAGGCTTTGGTGCGCAGCTTGACATTATAGATGGTGAGGGACAATTTTTATTAAAAACATCCAAACCGAAACAAATGGTAGAAGCCCTTGAATTTTTAAAGGCTGATAAGAACGAGGATCATATTTTTAAATTTCTTAAAGGTAGAGTAGAAGAGTATTTAACTGGTTGGATGAGGCAAACTGATCCAAAAGTAACAGATAGAGAAGTAAGAATAGCGAAAAGAGAGATTGTAGAATTACCGGAATTCACAGCGTATAAAGATTTCAAACTAGACTGGAAGAGTAATGGGCTTGTAAAAGCTGTTGGGAACAAATCTTGGAGTTCACTCAAAACAGAACTTGGAAAAGGTGTTACTGATTTGAAGCCTTGGAAATGGAAGGATACACTTAAAGAATTAGGTGGAG
Encoded here:
- the essA gene encoding type VII secretion protein EssA, with the translated sequence MIKQWSIVAKLSFLSILLLFVALPIRSAADSYLGDDGKIKFKVDRLEESDQEKNKKEHKETELDKASIELFNKEIEEEIQKKKKKEQKDMEALRDSLFIKQKEINSVKDTKNSLFSSEYVVRKSANEVASNETMNEKPISTTIIILFGGGIVLICIGIYTVLRKSWR
- a CDS encoding EsaB/YukD family protein, whose translation is MAIQTHINVTVDFSKWNGNTYDLRIPNHQSIKYLLKNLLDTLKIDNHEGSHFVIKVKNKSIVLTDNDRLIDHQITDGDILQVL
- the essB gene encoding type VII secretion protein EssB, translated to MTEKTIQIDAMNYQFQIEKENWKLEMTKSQTRIKDFRQFDVITGASSEFVPLTIEETDDMFTFIFQVDKKLYKWDDLSRFGRNEKLRLLRNVAQFRKYLNKRITFFLHPDNIVFNANLMPSIIHRGIRDIVPPTPLLEEQFLTQYKCLIIALFSQKHNFDDLYAGLLKDAKETTFEQTVAQMESLDALLQFLDDSFEKEQTKTEKNMQLVPKKSYKSFKYLAFSFIAATVILAAPLIYFTFIKFPYQNKLLEANANFIATDYDKVITQLNEEEFESLPIASKYELAFAYITAEKLGEDQKKSIMKNISLKSDEKYLLYWMYNGNGNFDKSLDLAKTLDDPELIIYGLVKQIESLKNNPDLSGEERDQKLKTYEQQLDEYKKKYGKSSSDKDLSNTEKKE
- the essC gene encoding type VII secretion protein EssC, with the protein product MEQLLVLTYGDRIYKSTLHPKEQSIVSIGKEWTNDITNPSLEKEIELNWNNEVNAWMVESQLIEFNKEFEIGKNQGVSLKVFISIIGTTKVFDIGTKHSLTISQNSYDDIAITGSSVDLILSRETLYDSFKVNVYDGAVFHNYTKLNDSVMLEAGDQLYFDGVLMEIGSEDIQVLSSEDNVKSTLPILVESETNYQSGYPDYHRSPRIIYREPEEKMTVAKPSSMPSKPTEHLARIIAPSLVMIVVTVLLAIFMKYGMFIIASIAMTLVTIIVSVTSYIKNLKQYKIDIVERDKSYREYIKQKTKDLHAESEKQRHALEFHNPNVEVIRNMAVQVNPRIYEKTMLHHDFLTFSVGTGQANTSFEIQFNEEEFSQTKDELIDIARELRQRYLSLEDVPVVTDLINGPVGYIGQRSLVLEQLQLLVVQTALFHSYYDLQFITIFPEEEKEKWDWMRWLPHGSVRDINVRGFVYHDRSRDQVLNSLYQILKERKLKLDEKSSTNEKMYFAPHYVVLITDEKLILDHVVMEFFNDDPSQLGVSLVFVQDVMQSLPEHVKTVIDIRDAKQGNIILEQGELVNRQFKLNHVPKGFNLEDVSRALAPLNHLQNLKNSIPESVTFLEMYGVEKVKELNITSRWEKNAAHKSLAVPLGLRGKEDIVNLNLHEKAHGPHGLIAGTTGSGKSEIIQSYILSLAVNFHPYEVAFLLIDYKGGGMANLFKNLPHLLGTITNLDGAQSMRALASIKAELQKRQRLFGENDVNHINQYQKLYKEGLVSEPMPHLFLISDEFAELKSEQPEFMKELVSTARIGRSLGIHLILATQKPSGVVDDQIWSNSKFKLALKVQNTSDSNEILKTPDAAEITLPGRAYLQVGNNEIYELFQSAWSGADYVENKEDKEHLDATIYAINDLGQYEILSEDLSGLGSSKEVISVPSELDAVIDYIHDYAEINEIEALARPWLPPLPESVYLQDLHAIQFKEAWTKEKKPLKATVGLLDQPELQSQTPLTLDISKDGHVAVFSSPGYGKSTFLQSVIMDVARQHSPEHLHVYLLDFGTNGLMPLKSLPHVADIITLDQVEKCEKFLRRIEDLLKDRKQLLSKYGVASLEMYERASKEVLPTILITLDNYDSVREAGFVEDFERIVAQIVREGAAVGIHLMLTATRQNALRVQVNTNIKLQIALYMIYEAESRAIVGRTDLKIEELAGRGLVKIDEPTIFQTALPTDGEDVLTRIENIQAEGKEMDSFWDGERPKAIPMVPEVLEYKEFIAWPETRKIIEAGKLTFGVETESVTPLEIDLTEAANIVIGGIKKDEVENVVHQFLKQLAESGHFDLGLIDTRTRNFSNYRESAALYVAEKTGIEKTIKQVTNAYKSREAAFKEEQEASSETVNPAEFIKKFKPIVIVIADVNDILSNLEDSDIYSLAELITNGAFMGIHFVIGCDVDSIDSRYDLVSKTIKTQSHVILLRKSSGQMVFDVSNKDLSSTKLNPFEGYFVENRFATRIKVPTI
- a CDS encoding DUF5082 family protein, whose amino-acid sequence is MGVEELNSQKSGLLSSISHQQGQLAELQMKLRRLITAKGKFVNNLEAIKQNQEQFKSLEINESSWKGQRATTFKETYEQQVISNLGKFIGELGRVQEDIDQAIRRLEREIAACESSILSLSRSVSMVDASIQVEVQKAGK
- a CDS encoding TIGR04197 family type VII secretion effector, coding for MGEIKLNKGVFDAKVSELKSGASDLGKTKFNDMKLSRTNLTRLIQYCEAIEKLSQKVQQYEQILENDLNKIQQTGEKIVEKDEQLEKQLRIGSIHHAMKN